Proteins encoded together in one Camelina sativa cultivar DH55 chromosome 9, Cs, whole genome shotgun sequence window:
- the LOC104714286 gene encoding metal transporter Nramp1: protein MAATESGRSQFISSPGGNRSFSNSPLIENSDSNQIIVSEKKSWKNFFAYLGPGFLVSIAYIDPGNFETDLQSGAQYKYELLWIILVASCAALVIQSLAANLGVVTGKHLAEQCRAEYSKVPNFLLWVVAEIAVVACDIPEVIGTAFALNMLFSIPVWIGVLLTGLSTLILLALQKYGVRKLEFLIAFLVFTIAICFFVELHYSKPDPGEVLHGLFVPQLKGNGATGLAISLLGAMVMPHNLFLHSALVLSRKIPRSASGIKEACRFYLIESGLALMVAFLINVSVISVSGAVCNAPNLSSEDRANCEELDLNKASFLLRNVVGKWSSKLFAIALLASGQSSTITGTYAGQYVMQGFLDLRLEPWLRNLLTRCLAIIPSLIVALIGGSAGAGKLIIIASMILSFELPFALVPLLKFTSCKTKMGSHVNPKAITALTWVIGGLIMGINIYYLVSSFIKLLVHSHMKLGLVIFCGILGFAGIAIYLASIGYLVFRKNKEATPLLSSRNSQNVETLPRQDIVNMQLPNRVSTSDVD from the exons ATGGCGGCTACAGAATCAGGACGGTCTCAATTCATTTCGAGTCCCGGCGGTAACAGAAGCTTCTCCAACTCTCCACTCATCGAGAACTCTGATTCCAATCAGATTATCGTCTctgag AAGAAGAGCTGGAAGAATTTTTTTGCTTACTTAGGCCCTGGTTTTCTCGTTTCAATCGCATATATTGATCCTGGAAATT TTGAGACTGATCTTCAATCTGGAGCACAATACAAGTATGAG ttacttTGGATCATATTGGTGGCTTCGTGTGCGGCTTTGGTGATTCAATCTCTGGCTGCTAATCTTGGTGTTGTTACAG GAAAACATTTAGCTGAGCAATGTAGAGCTGAGTACtccaaagttccaaactttCTGTTATGGGTCGTTGCAGAAATTGCAGTTGTCGCTTGTGACATACCTGAAG TGATAGGAACAGCTTTTGCTCTGAACATGCTCTTTAGCATACCGGTGTGGATTGGAGTTCTCCTGACTGGCTTGAGTACGCTGATTCTTCTCGCACTTCAAAAATACGGG GTGAGGAAGTTGGAGTTCTTGATTGCATTTCTTGTCTTCACAATTGCTATATGCTTCTTCGTTGAGCTCCATTACTCAAAGCCAGACCCTGGAGAAGTCCTTCATGGTCTCTTTGTTCCTCAACTTAAAGGAAACGGCGCAACTGGTCTCGCTATCTCTTTGCTAGGAGCCATGGTTATGCC GCATAATCTTTTCCTCCACTCGGCCTTGGTTCTCTCCAGAAAAATCCCTCGTTCTGCTTCTGGAATCAAGGAAGCTTGCAGGTTCTACTTGATAGAAAGTGGCTTGGCTCTAATGGTGGCCTTTCTCATAAACGTCTCTGTGATATCAGTAAGTGGTGCTGTTTGTAATGCCCCCAACTTGAGCTCCGAAGATCGAGCTAACTGTGAGGAGTTGGACTTGAACAAGGCATCGTTTCTGCTACGG AACGTCGTGGGGAAATGGAGCTCAAAGCTATTTGCTATAGCGCTTCTTGCTTCCGGTCAGAGCTCGACGATAACCGGAACTTATGCTGGACAATACGTAATGCAGGGCTTTCTTGATCTACGACTCGAGCCATGGCTCAGAAACTTACTAACAAGATGCTTAGCTATTATCCCGAGTCTGATTGTTGCTCTCATTGGCGGTTCAGCTGGAGCCGGAAAGTTAATCATCATTGCCTCG ATGATCTTGTCTTTTGAGCTCCCGTTTGCTCTGGTTCCTCTCCTCAAATTTACTAGCTGCAAAACCAAGATGGGTTCACACGTCAACCCAAAGGCG ATAACAGCTTTGACTTGGGTCATTGGTGGTTTAATCATGGGGATTAACATATACTATCTAGTAAGCAGTTTCATTAAGCTGCTTGTCCATAGTCATATGAAGCTTGGCCTCGTTATCTTCTGTGGAATTCTTGGGTTCGCAGGCATTGCTATCTATTTAGCCTCCATTGGTTACCTAGTCTTCCGGAAAAACAAAGAAGCcactcctcttctttcttcaagaAACTCACAAAATGTGGAGACACTTCCCAGACAAGACATTGTCAACATGCAGTTACCTAATAGAGTGTCTACGTCTGATGTTGATTGA
- the LOC104714281 gene encoding probable WRKY transcription factor 40 isoform X1, with protein sequence MDQYSSSSLVDTSLDLTIGVTRMRVEEDPPQTSALVEELNRVSAENKKLSEMLTLMCDNYNVLRKQLVEYENKSNMTERDQTSPPKKRKSPTRDDAFSSAVIGGVSESSSTDQDEYLCKKQREETVVKEKVSRVYYKTEASDTTLVVKDGYQWRKYGQKVTRDNPSPRAYFKCACAPSCSVKKKVQRSVEDQSVLVATYEGEHNHPMPSQIDSNNSLNRYISVGGSPKEAAAANRSSSLTAPVTTVDLTESKKVTSPTSRIDFPEVQKLLVEQMASSLTKDPNFTAALAAAVTGRLYQQNQTKK encoded by the exons ATGGATCAGTACTCATCATCGTCTTTGGTCGATACTTCTTTAGATCTCACTATCGGCGTTACTCGTATGCGAGTTGAAGAAGATCCACCG cAGACAAGTGCTTTGGTGGAAGAATTAAACCGAGTGAGTGCTGAGAACAAGAAGCTCTCGGAGATGCTAACTTTGATGTGTGACAACTACAACGTCTTGAGGAAGCAACTCGTGGAATATGAAAACAAGAGCAACATGACGGAGAGAGACCAAACCAGTCCTCCCAAGAAACGCAAATCTCCGACCAGAGATGACGCATTCAGTTCGGCGGTTATCGGTGGAGTGTCGGAAAGTAGCTCAACGGATCAAGATGAGTATCTGTGTAAGAAGCAGAGAGAGGAGACCGTTGTGAAGGAGAAAGTCTCAAGGGTCTATTACAAGACCGAAGCTTCTGACACTACCCTT GTTGTGAAAGATGGGTATCAATGGAGGAAATATGGACAGAAGGTGACTAGAGACAATCCATCTCCAAGAGCTTACTTCAAGTGTGCTTGTGCTCCAAGCTGTTCTGTCAAAAAGAAG GTTCAGAGAAGCGTGGAGGATCAATCAGTGTTGGTTGCGACTTATGAGGGTGAACATAACCATCCAATGCCATCGCAGATAGATTCCAACAACAGCTTAAACCGCTACATCTCTGTTGGTGGTTCTCCTAAAGAAGCTGCTGCAGCCAACAGAAGTAGTAGCTTGACTGCGCCGGTGACTACAGTAGATCTGACTGAATCCAAGAAAGTGACAAGCCCAACATCAAGAATCGATTTTCCAGAAGTTCAGAAACTTTTGGTAGAGCAAATGGCTTCTTCCTTGACAAAAGATCCTAACTTTACAGCAGCTTTAGCCGCAGCTGTTACCGGAAGATTGTATCAACAGAATCAAACCAAGAAATAG
- the LOC104714281 gene encoding probable WRKY transcription factor 40 isoform X2, with translation MDQYSSSSLVDTSLDLTIGVTRMRVEEDPPTSALVEELNRVSAENKKLSEMLTLMCDNYNVLRKQLVEYENKSNMTERDQTSPPKKRKSPTRDDAFSSAVIGGVSESSSTDQDEYLCKKQREETVVKEKVSRVYYKTEASDTTLVVKDGYQWRKYGQKVTRDNPSPRAYFKCACAPSCSVKKKVQRSVEDQSVLVATYEGEHNHPMPSQIDSNNSLNRYISVGGSPKEAAAANRSSSLTAPVTTVDLTESKKVTSPTSRIDFPEVQKLLVEQMASSLTKDPNFTAALAAAVTGRLYQQNQTKK, from the exons ATGGATCAGTACTCATCATCGTCTTTGGTCGATACTTCTTTAGATCTCACTATCGGCGTTACTCGTATGCGAGTTGAAGAAGATCCACCG ACAAGTGCTTTGGTGGAAGAATTAAACCGAGTGAGTGCTGAGAACAAGAAGCTCTCGGAGATGCTAACTTTGATGTGTGACAACTACAACGTCTTGAGGAAGCAACTCGTGGAATATGAAAACAAGAGCAACATGACGGAGAGAGACCAAACCAGTCCTCCCAAGAAACGCAAATCTCCGACCAGAGATGACGCATTCAGTTCGGCGGTTATCGGTGGAGTGTCGGAAAGTAGCTCAACGGATCAAGATGAGTATCTGTGTAAGAAGCAGAGAGAGGAGACCGTTGTGAAGGAGAAAGTCTCAAGGGTCTATTACAAGACCGAAGCTTCTGACACTACCCTT GTTGTGAAAGATGGGTATCAATGGAGGAAATATGGACAGAAGGTGACTAGAGACAATCCATCTCCAAGAGCTTACTTCAAGTGTGCTTGTGCTCCAAGCTGTTCTGTCAAAAAGAAG GTTCAGAGAAGCGTGGAGGATCAATCAGTGTTGGTTGCGACTTATGAGGGTGAACATAACCATCCAATGCCATCGCAGATAGATTCCAACAACAGCTTAAACCGCTACATCTCTGTTGGTGGTTCTCCTAAAGAAGCTGCTGCAGCCAACAGAAGTAGTAGCTTGACTGCGCCGGTGACTACAGTAGATCTGACTGAATCCAAGAAAGTGACAAGCCCAACATCAAGAATCGATTTTCCAGAAGTTCAGAAACTTTTGGTAGAGCAAATGGCTTCTTCCTTGACAAAAGATCCTAACTTTACAGCAGCTTTAGCCGCAGCTGTTACCGGAAGATTGTATCAACAGAATCAAACCAAGAAATAG